Proteins from one Desmodus rotundus isolate HL8 chromosome 9, HLdesRot8A.1, whole genome shotgun sequence genomic window:
- the KDM6B gene encoding lysine-specific demethylase 6B isoform X2 → MHRAVDPPGARAAREAFALGGLSCAGAWSSCPPHPPPRSAWLPGGRCSASIGQSPLSAPLSSSHGSSSGHPNKPYYVPGTPTPRPLHGKLEPLHGCVQALLREPAQPGLWEQLGQLYESEHDTEEAVRCYHSALRYGGSLAELGPHISRLQQAQLWNFHAGSCQHRAKVLPPLEQVWNLLHLEHKRNYGAKRGGPPVKRAAESSVVQPVPPVVLSGPSGEEGLSPGGKRRRGCNSEQTGLPPGLPLPPPPLPPPPPPPPPPPPPPPPLPLPGLATSPPFQLTKPGLWSTLHGDAWGPERKGSAPPERQEQRHSLPHPYPYPAPAYTSQPPGHRLVPAAPLGPGPRLPGAESHGCPPATRPPGSDLRESRVQRSRMDSSVSPAATTACVPYAPSRPPGLPGTTSSSSSSSSSSNTGLRGMEPSPGIPGADHYQTPALEVSSHQGRLGPSTHSSRKPFLAAPAATPHLSLPPGPPSPPPPPCPRLLRPPHPPAWLKGPACRSAREDGEVIEDLFFGAEGRPRPPPPPFPHREGFLGPLAPRFSVGTQDSHTPPTPPTTSSSSSSSNGSHSSSPTGPVSFPPPPYLARTMDPLSRPPSPTLSPQDPPLGPLTLALPPAPPSSCHQNTSGSFRRPESPRPRVSFPKTPEVGPGPSPGPLNKAPQPVQPTVGELPARGTRLFDFPSTQLEDQFEEPAEFKILPDGLANIMKMLDESIRKEEEQQQQETGAAPPPPLKEPFASLQPPFPTDTAPTTTVATTAATTTTATQEQEKKPPPALPPPPPLAKFPPPPPPQPQPPPAPLSPAASPAILLKSLASVLEGQKYCYRGSGAAVSTRPGPLPTTQYSPSPTSGATAPPPTSVAPSAQGSPQPSASSSSQFSTSGGPWVREHRAGEEPALGPMNPAPPPPPLPLPPARSESEVLEEISRACETLVERVGWSATDPAGPVDTSDPVDTTDPVDSGTERLLPPAQAKEESGGVVAIVGPGSSKRQQKEHQKEHKRHRRACKDIMGRRPREGRSKAKAKAPKEKSRRVLGNLDLQSEEIQGREKARPDIGGASKAKPSPAAAPPPAPAPSAQPTPASTAVPGKKSREEAPGPPGVSRADMLKLRSLSEGPPKELKIRLIKVESGDKETFIASEVEERRLRMADLTISHCAADVVRASKNAKVKGKFRESYLSPAQSVKPKINTEEKLPREKLNPPTPSIYLESKRDAFSPVLLQFCTDPRNPITVIRGLAGSLRLNLGLFSTKTLVEASGEHTVEVRTQVQQPSDENWDLTGTRQIWPCESSRSHTTIAKYAQYQASSFQESLQEEKESEDEESEEPDSTTGTPPSSAPDPKNHHIIKFGTNIDLSDAKRWKPQLQELLKLPAFMRVTSTGNMLSHVGHTILGMNTVQLYMKVPGSRTPGHQENNNFCSVNINIGPGDCEWFAVHEHYWETISAFCDRHGVDYLTGSWWPILDDLYASNIPVYRFVQRPGDLVWINAGTVHWVQATGWCNNIAWNVGPLTAYQYQLALERYEWNEVKNVKSIVPMIHVSWNVARTVKISDPDLFKMIKFCLLQSMKHCQVQRESLVRAGKKIAYQGRVKDEPAYYCNECDVEVFNILFVTSENGSRNTYLVHCEACARRRSAGLQGVVVLEQYRTEELAQTYDAFTLAPASTSR, encoded by the exons ATGCATCGGGCAGTGGACCCTCCAGGGGCCCGCGCTGCACGGGAAGCCTTTGCCCTTGGGGGCTTGAGCTGTGCTGGGGCCTGgagctcctgcccaccccatcctcctCCTCGTAGTGCATGGCTGCCTGGAGGCAG GTGCTCTGCCAGCATTGGGCAGTCCCCACTTTCTGCCCCCCTATCCTCTTCTCATGGCAGTAGCTCTGGGCACCCCAACAAACCATATTATGTTCCAGG GACACCCACCCCAAGACCCCTCCATGGAAAGCTGGAACCCCTGCATGGCTGTGTGCAGGCACTGCTGCGGGAGCcggcccagccagggctgtgggagcAGCTCGGCCAGCTGTATGAGTCAGAGCATGACACTGAGGAGGCCGTGCGCTGCTACCACAGTGCCCTTCGATACGGAGGAAGCTTGGCCGAGCTGGGGCCCCACATCAGCCGACTACAGCAG GCGCAGCTCTGGAACTTTCATGCTGGCTCCTGCCAGCACCGAGCCAAGGTCCTGCCCCCTCTGGAGCAAGTATGGAACTTGCTGCACCTTGAG CACAAGCGGAACTATGGGGCCAAGCGGGGGGGTCCCCCAGTGAAGCGAGCCGCTGAATCCTCGGTGGTGCAGCCTGTGCCTCCTGTCGTACTCTCAGGCCCCTCGGGGGAGGAGGGCCTCAGCCCTGGAGGCAAGCGCAGGAGAGGCTGCAACTCTGAGCAG ACTGGCCTTCCCCCAGggctgccactgccaccaccaccattaccaccgccaccaccgccgccaccaccaccgccaccaccaccaccacccctaccCCTGCCTGGCCTAGCCACCAGCCCTCCATTTCAGCTGACCAAGCCAGGGCTGTGGAGTACCCTGCATGGAGATGCCTGGGGCCCCGAGCGCAAGGGTTCGGCACCCCCAGAGCGCCAG GAGCAGCGGCATTCGCTGCCTCACCCATATCCATACCCAGCTCCAGCCTACACTTCGCAACCCCCTGGCCACCGGCTGGTCCCGGCTGCACCCCTAGGCCCAGGCCCCCGCCTCCCAGGAGCAGAGAGCCATGGCTGCCCTCCTGCCACTCGTCCCCCCGGAAGTGACCTTAGAGAGAGCAGAGTTCAGAGGTCGCGGATGGACTCCAGCGTTTCACCAGCAGCAACCACCGCCTGTGTGCCTTACGCCCCTTCCCGGCCCCCCGGCCTCCCTggcaccaccagcagcagcagcagtagcagcagcagcagcaacactGGTCTCCGGGGCATGGAACCGAGCCCAGGCATT CCCGGCGCTGACCATTACCAAACTCCCGCGCTGGAGGTCTCCTCTCACCAAGGCCGCCTGGGGCCCTCGACACATAGCAGTCGGAAACCTTTCCTGGCAGCTCCTGCTGCCACTCCTCATCTGTCTCTGCCACCTGGAcccccctcacctcctccacccccctgTCCCCGCCTCTTACGCCCCCCACATCCCCCTGCCTGGCTGAAGGGCCCGGCCTGCCGGTCAGCCCGTGAAGATGGAGAGGTCATAGAGGATCTTTTCTTTGGGGCTGAGGGACGCCCTCGCCCTCCTCCACCACCTTTCCCGCACCGTGAGGGCTTCTTGGGGCCTCTGGCCCCCCGTTTTTCTGTGGGCACTCAGGATTCGCATACCCCTCCTACTCCCccaaccaccagcagcagcagcagcagcagcaatggcAGTCACAGCAGCAGCCCTACCGGGCCTGtgtccttccccccacctccctattTGGCTAGAACTATGGACCCCCTTTCCCGGCCCCCCAGCCCAACACTGAGCCCCCAGGACCCACCTCTTGGACCCCTGACTCttgccctgcctccagcccctccttcctcctgccaccaAAATACCTCAGGAAGCTTCAGGCGCCCGGAGAGCCCTCGGCCTAGGGTCTCCTTCCCAAAGACCCCCGAGGTGGGGCCAGGGCCATCTCCAGGCCCCCTGAATAAAGCCCCCCAACCTGTGCAGCCAACAGTTGGGGAACTGCCTGCCCGAGGCACGCGACTCTTTGATTTTCCCTCTACCCAACTGGAGGACCAGTTTGAAGAGCCCGCTGAATTCAAGATCCTACCTGATGGGCTGGCCAACATCATGAAGATGCTGGATGAATCCATTCgcaaggaggaggagcagcaacAACAGGAAACAGGCGCAGCGCCCCCGCCCCCCCTGAAGGAGCCCTTTGCATCCCTGCAGCCTCCATTCCCCACTGACACAGCCCCAACCACCACTGTTGCCACCACCGCTGCCACTACCACCACCGCCACCCAAGAACAGGAGAAGAAGCCACCACCAGccctaccaccaccacctccattaGCCAagttccctccaccccctcccccacagccacaGCCGCCACCAGCCCCACTATCCCCAGCAGCTAGCCCAGCCATCTTGCTCAAATCCTTGGCCTCTGTGCTAGAGGGACAAAAGTACTGTTACCGGGGGTCTGGAGCAGCTGTTTCTACCCGTCCTGGGCCCTTGCCCACCACTCAGTATTCCCCCAGTCCCACATCAGGTGCTACCGCCCCACCTCCAACCTCAGTGGCTCCTAGCGCCCAGGGCTCCCCACAGCCCTCTGCTTCCTCGTCATCTCAGTTCTCTACCTCAGGTGGGCCTTGGGTCCGGGAGCACAGGGCAGGTGAAgagccagccctgggccccaTGAACCCTgccccaccgcccccacccctgcctctgccccctgctcGTTCTGAGTCTGAGGTGCTAGAAGAGATCAGTCGGGCTTGTGAGACCCTTGTGGAGCGGGTGGGCTGGAGTGCCACAGACCCAGCAGGCCCAGTGGACACGTCAGACCCTGTGGACACGACAGACCCAGTGGACAGTGGGACTGAGCGActgctgcctcctgcccaggccAAGGAGGAGAGTGGTGGGGTGGTGGCAATTGTAGGACCAGGCAGCAGCAAGCGGCAGCAGAAGGAACACCAGAAGGAGCATAAGAGGCATAGGCGGGCCTGTAAGGACATTATGGGTCGGCGGCCCCGTGAGGGCAGGtcaaaggccaaggccaaggccccCAAAGAAAAAAGCCGCCGGGTTCTTGGGAACCTGGACCTGCAGAGCGAGGAGATCCAGGGTCGTGAGAAGGCCCGGCCCGATATTGGTGGGGCCTCTAAGGCCAAACCAtccccagctgctgcccctccGCCAGCGCCTGCACCCTCTGCCCAGCCTACGCCTGCATCAACCGCTGTCCCTGGGAAGAAGTCTCGGGAGGAAGCTCCAGGGCCACCAGGTGTCAGCCGGGCTGACATGCTGAAGCTGCGGTCACTTAGTGAAGGGCCTCCCAAGGAGCTGAAGATCCGGTTGATCAAGGTAGAGAGTGGTGACAAGGAGACCTTTATCGCCTCTGAGGTGGAAGAGCGGAGGCTGCGCATGGCAGATCTCACCATCAGCCACTGTGCTGCTGATGTCGTACGTGCCAGCAA GAATGCCAAGGTGAAAGGGAAGTTTAGAGAGTCCTACCTTTCCCCTGCTCAGTCTGTGAAACCGAAGATCAACACTGAGGAGAAGCTGCCTCGGGAAAAACTCAACCCACCCACACCCAGCATCTAT CTGGAAAGCAAACGGGATGCCTTTTCACCAGTGCTGCTGCAGTTCTGTACAGACCCTCGAAATCCAATCACCGTGATCCGGGGCCTGGCAGGTTCCCTGCGGCTAA ACTTGGGCCTTTTCTCCACCAAGACTCTGGTGGAAGCGAGTGGCGAGCACACTGTGGAGGTGCgcacccaggtgcagcagccctCAGATGAGAACTGGGATCTGACGGGCACTCGACAGATCTGGCCCTGTGAGAGTTCCCGTTCCCACACCACCATTGCCAAGTATGCGCAGTACCAGGCGTCATCCTTCCAGGAGTCCTTGCAG gaggagaaggagagtgaGGATGAGGAGTCCGAGGAGCCAGACAGCACCACAGGAACCCCTCCTAG CAGCGCACCAGATCCGAAGAACCATCACATTATCAAGTTTGGCACCAACATCGACCTGTCTGATGCCAAGCG GTGGAAGCCACAACTGCAGGAGCTGCTGAAGCTGCCTGCTTTTATGCGGGTAACATCCACTGGTAACATGCTAAGCCACGTGGGCCACACGATCCTGGGCATGAACACCGTGCAGCTGTACATGAAGGTCCCGGGCAGCAGAACGCCAG GCCACCAAGAGAACAACAACTTCTGCTCCGTCAACATCAACATTGGCCCAGGCGACTGCGAGTGGTTCGCGGTGCACGAGCACTACTGGGAAACCATCAGTGCTTTCTGCGACCG GCACGGTGTGGACTACCTGACAGGTTCCTGGTGGCCAATCCTGGATGATCTCTATGCTTCCAATATCCCTGTGTACCGCTTCGTGCAGCGCCCTGGAGACCTCGTGTGGATTAACGCGGGGACCGTGCACTGGGTGCAGGCCACCGGCTGGTGCAACAACATCGCTTGGAACGTTGGGCCCCTCACCG CCTATCAGTACCAGCTGGCCCTGGAACGATATGAGTGGAACGAGGTGAAGAACGTCAAATCCATTGTGCCCATGATTCACGTGTCCTGGAACGTGGCTCGTACCGTGAAAATCAGCGACCCTGACTTGTTCAAGATGATCAA GTTCTGCCTCCTACAGTCCATGAAGCACTGCCAGGTGCAACGGGAGAGCCTGGTGCGGGCAGGAAAGAAAATCGCCTACCAGGGCCGGGTCAAGGATGAGCCTGCCTACTACTGCAATGAGTGCGAC gtGGAGGTGTTCAACATCCTGTTCGTGACGAGTGAGAACGGCAGCCGCAACACTTACCTAGTGCACTGCGAGGCCTGTGCCCGGCGCCGCAGCGCAGGCCTCCAGGGCGTGGTGGTGCTGGAGCAGTACCGCACGGAGGAGCTGGCGCAGACCTACGACGCCTTTACGCTG GCCCCCGCCAGCACGTCTCGATGA
- the KDM6B gene encoding lysine-specific demethylase 6B isoform X1, with amino-acid sequence MHRAVDPPGARAAREAFALGGLSCAGAWSSCPPHPPPRSAWLPGGRCSASIGQSPLSAPLSSSHGSSSGHPNKPYYVPGTPTPRPLHGKLEPLHGCVQALLREPAQPGLWEQLGQLYESEHDTEEAVRCYHSALRYGGSLAELGPHISRLQQAQLWNFHAGSCQHRAKVLPPLEQVWNLLHLEHKRNYGAKRGGPPVKRAAESSVVQPVPPVVLSGPSGEEGLSPGGKRRRGCNSEQTGLPPGLPLPPPPLPPPPPPPPPPPPPPPPLPLPGLATSPPFQLTKPGLWSTLHGDAWGPERKGSAPPERQEQRHSLPHPYPYPAPAYTSQPPGHRLVPAAPLGPGPRLPGAESHGCPPATRPPGSDLRESRVQRSRMDSSVSPAATTACVPYAPSRPPGLPGTTSSSSSSSSSSNTGLRGMEPSPGIPGADHYQTPALEVSSHQGRLGPSTHSSRKPFLAAPAATPHLSLPPGPPSPPPPPCPRLLRPPHPPAWLKGPACRSAREDGEVIEDLFFGAEGRPRPPPPPFPHREGFLGPLAPRFSVGTQDSHTPPTPPTTSSSSSSSNGSHSSSPTGPVSFPPPPYLARTMDPLSRPPSPTLSPQDPPLGPLTLALPPAPPSSCHQNTSGSFRRPESPRPRVSFPKTPEVGPGPSPGPLNKAPQPVQPTVGELPARGTRLFDFPSTQLEDQFEEPAEFKILPDGLANIMKMLDESIRKEEEQQQQETGAAPPPPLKEPFASLQPPFPTDTAPTTTVATTAATTTTATQEQEKKPPPALPPPPPLAKFPPPPPPQPQPPPAPLSPAASPAILLKSLASVLEGQKYCYRGSGAAVSTRPGPLPTTQYSPSPTSGATAPPPTSVAPSAQGSPQPSASSSSQFSTSGGPWVREHRAGEEPALGPMNPAPPPPPLPLPPARSESEVLEEISRACETLVERVGWSATDPAGPVDTSDPVDTTDPVDSGTERLLPPAQAKEESGGVVAIVGPGSSKRQQKEHQKEHKRHRRACKDIMGRRPREGRSKAKAKAPKEKSRRVLGNLDLQSEEIQGREKARPDIGGASKAKPSPAAAPPPAPAPSAQPTPASTAVPGKKSREEAPGPPGVSRADMLKLRSLSEGPPKELKIRLIKVESGDKETFIASEVEERRLRMADLTISHCAADVVRASKNAKVKGKFRESYLSPAQSVKPKINTEEKLPREKLNPPTPSIYLESKRDAFSPVLLQFCTDPRNPITVIRGLAGSLRLNLGLFSTKTLVEASGEHTVEVRTQVQQPSDENWDLTGTRQIWPCESSRSHTTIAKYAQYQASSFQESLQEEKESEDEESEEPDSTTGTPPSSAPDPKNHHIIKFGTNIDLSDAKRWKPQLQELLKLPAFMRVTSTGNMLSHVGHTILGMNTVQLYMKVPGSRTPGHQENNNFCSVNINIGPGDCEWFAVHEHYWETISAFCDRHGVDYLTGSWWPILDDLYASNIPVYRFVQRPGDLVWINAGTVHWVQATGWCNNIAWNVGPLTAYQYQLALERYEWNEVKNVKSIVPMIHVSWNVARTVKISDPDLFKMIKFCLLQSMKHCQVQRESLVRAGKKIAYQGRVKDEPAYYCNECDVEVFNILFVTSENGSRNTYLVHCEACARRRSAGLQGVVVLEQYRTEELAQTYDAFTLVRPRRRGAGRAAAGGGGGLWGGPTCH; translated from the exons ATGCATCGGGCAGTGGACCCTCCAGGGGCCCGCGCTGCACGGGAAGCCTTTGCCCTTGGGGGCTTGAGCTGTGCTGGGGCCTGgagctcctgcccaccccatcctcctCCTCGTAGTGCATGGCTGCCTGGAGGCAG GTGCTCTGCCAGCATTGGGCAGTCCCCACTTTCTGCCCCCCTATCCTCTTCTCATGGCAGTAGCTCTGGGCACCCCAACAAACCATATTATGTTCCAGG GACACCCACCCCAAGACCCCTCCATGGAAAGCTGGAACCCCTGCATGGCTGTGTGCAGGCACTGCTGCGGGAGCcggcccagccagggctgtgggagcAGCTCGGCCAGCTGTATGAGTCAGAGCATGACACTGAGGAGGCCGTGCGCTGCTACCACAGTGCCCTTCGATACGGAGGAAGCTTGGCCGAGCTGGGGCCCCACATCAGCCGACTACAGCAG GCGCAGCTCTGGAACTTTCATGCTGGCTCCTGCCAGCACCGAGCCAAGGTCCTGCCCCCTCTGGAGCAAGTATGGAACTTGCTGCACCTTGAG CACAAGCGGAACTATGGGGCCAAGCGGGGGGGTCCCCCAGTGAAGCGAGCCGCTGAATCCTCGGTGGTGCAGCCTGTGCCTCCTGTCGTACTCTCAGGCCCCTCGGGGGAGGAGGGCCTCAGCCCTGGAGGCAAGCGCAGGAGAGGCTGCAACTCTGAGCAG ACTGGCCTTCCCCCAGggctgccactgccaccaccaccattaccaccgccaccaccgccgccaccaccaccgccaccaccaccaccacccctaccCCTGCCTGGCCTAGCCACCAGCCCTCCATTTCAGCTGACCAAGCCAGGGCTGTGGAGTACCCTGCATGGAGATGCCTGGGGCCCCGAGCGCAAGGGTTCGGCACCCCCAGAGCGCCAG GAGCAGCGGCATTCGCTGCCTCACCCATATCCATACCCAGCTCCAGCCTACACTTCGCAACCCCCTGGCCACCGGCTGGTCCCGGCTGCACCCCTAGGCCCAGGCCCCCGCCTCCCAGGAGCAGAGAGCCATGGCTGCCCTCCTGCCACTCGTCCCCCCGGAAGTGACCTTAGAGAGAGCAGAGTTCAGAGGTCGCGGATGGACTCCAGCGTTTCACCAGCAGCAACCACCGCCTGTGTGCCTTACGCCCCTTCCCGGCCCCCCGGCCTCCCTggcaccaccagcagcagcagcagtagcagcagcagcagcaacactGGTCTCCGGGGCATGGAACCGAGCCCAGGCATT CCCGGCGCTGACCATTACCAAACTCCCGCGCTGGAGGTCTCCTCTCACCAAGGCCGCCTGGGGCCCTCGACACATAGCAGTCGGAAACCTTTCCTGGCAGCTCCTGCTGCCACTCCTCATCTGTCTCTGCCACCTGGAcccccctcacctcctccacccccctgTCCCCGCCTCTTACGCCCCCCACATCCCCCTGCCTGGCTGAAGGGCCCGGCCTGCCGGTCAGCCCGTGAAGATGGAGAGGTCATAGAGGATCTTTTCTTTGGGGCTGAGGGACGCCCTCGCCCTCCTCCACCACCTTTCCCGCACCGTGAGGGCTTCTTGGGGCCTCTGGCCCCCCGTTTTTCTGTGGGCACTCAGGATTCGCATACCCCTCCTACTCCCccaaccaccagcagcagcagcagcagcagcaatggcAGTCACAGCAGCAGCCCTACCGGGCCTGtgtccttccccccacctccctattTGGCTAGAACTATGGACCCCCTTTCCCGGCCCCCCAGCCCAACACTGAGCCCCCAGGACCCACCTCTTGGACCCCTGACTCttgccctgcctccagcccctccttcctcctgccaccaAAATACCTCAGGAAGCTTCAGGCGCCCGGAGAGCCCTCGGCCTAGGGTCTCCTTCCCAAAGACCCCCGAGGTGGGGCCAGGGCCATCTCCAGGCCCCCTGAATAAAGCCCCCCAACCTGTGCAGCCAACAGTTGGGGAACTGCCTGCCCGAGGCACGCGACTCTTTGATTTTCCCTCTACCCAACTGGAGGACCAGTTTGAAGAGCCCGCTGAATTCAAGATCCTACCTGATGGGCTGGCCAACATCATGAAGATGCTGGATGAATCCATTCgcaaggaggaggagcagcaacAACAGGAAACAGGCGCAGCGCCCCCGCCCCCCCTGAAGGAGCCCTTTGCATCCCTGCAGCCTCCATTCCCCACTGACACAGCCCCAACCACCACTGTTGCCACCACCGCTGCCACTACCACCACCGCCACCCAAGAACAGGAGAAGAAGCCACCACCAGccctaccaccaccacctccattaGCCAagttccctccaccccctcccccacagccacaGCCGCCACCAGCCCCACTATCCCCAGCAGCTAGCCCAGCCATCTTGCTCAAATCCTTGGCCTCTGTGCTAGAGGGACAAAAGTACTGTTACCGGGGGTCTGGAGCAGCTGTTTCTACCCGTCCTGGGCCCTTGCCCACCACTCAGTATTCCCCCAGTCCCACATCAGGTGCTACCGCCCCACCTCCAACCTCAGTGGCTCCTAGCGCCCAGGGCTCCCCACAGCCCTCTGCTTCCTCGTCATCTCAGTTCTCTACCTCAGGTGGGCCTTGGGTCCGGGAGCACAGGGCAGGTGAAgagccagccctgggccccaTGAACCCTgccccaccgcccccacccctgcctctgccccctgctcGTTCTGAGTCTGAGGTGCTAGAAGAGATCAGTCGGGCTTGTGAGACCCTTGTGGAGCGGGTGGGCTGGAGTGCCACAGACCCAGCAGGCCCAGTGGACACGTCAGACCCTGTGGACACGACAGACCCAGTGGACAGTGGGACTGAGCGActgctgcctcctgcccaggccAAGGAGGAGAGTGGTGGGGTGGTGGCAATTGTAGGACCAGGCAGCAGCAAGCGGCAGCAGAAGGAACACCAGAAGGAGCATAAGAGGCATAGGCGGGCCTGTAAGGACATTATGGGTCGGCGGCCCCGTGAGGGCAGGtcaaaggccaaggccaaggccccCAAAGAAAAAAGCCGCCGGGTTCTTGGGAACCTGGACCTGCAGAGCGAGGAGATCCAGGGTCGTGAGAAGGCCCGGCCCGATATTGGTGGGGCCTCTAAGGCCAAACCAtccccagctgctgcccctccGCCAGCGCCTGCACCCTCTGCCCAGCCTACGCCTGCATCAACCGCTGTCCCTGGGAAGAAGTCTCGGGAGGAAGCTCCAGGGCCACCAGGTGTCAGCCGGGCTGACATGCTGAAGCTGCGGTCACTTAGTGAAGGGCCTCCCAAGGAGCTGAAGATCCGGTTGATCAAGGTAGAGAGTGGTGACAAGGAGACCTTTATCGCCTCTGAGGTGGAAGAGCGGAGGCTGCGCATGGCAGATCTCACCATCAGCCACTGTGCTGCTGATGTCGTACGTGCCAGCAA GAATGCCAAGGTGAAAGGGAAGTTTAGAGAGTCCTACCTTTCCCCTGCTCAGTCTGTGAAACCGAAGATCAACACTGAGGAGAAGCTGCCTCGGGAAAAACTCAACCCACCCACACCCAGCATCTAT CTGGAAAGCAAACGGGATGCCTTTTCACCAGTGCTGCTGCAGTTCTGTACAGACCCTCGAAATCCAATCACCGTGATCCGGGGCCTGGCAGGTTCCCTGCGGCTAA ACTTGGGCCTTTTCTCCACCAAGACTCTGGTGGAAGCGAGTGGCGAGCACACTGTGGAGGTGCgcacccaggtgcagcagccctCAGATGAGAACTGGGATCTGACGGGCACTCGACAGATCTGGCCCTGTGAGAGTTCCCGTTCCCACACCACCATTGCCAAGTATGCGCAGTACCAGGCGTCATCCTTCCAGGAGTCCTTGCAG gaggagaaggagagtgaGGATGAGGAGTCCGAGGAGCCAGACAGCACCACAGGAACCCCTCCTAG CAGCGCACCAGATCCGAAGAACCATCACATTATCAAGTTTGGCACCAACATCGACCTGTCTGATGCCAAGCG GTGGAAGCCACAACTGCAGGAGCTGCTGAAGCTGCCTGCTTTTATGCGGGTAACATCCACTGGTAACATGCTAAGCCACGTGGGCCACACGATCCTGGGCATGAACACCGTGCAGCTGTACATGAAGGTCCCGGGCAGCAGAACGCCAG GCCACCAAGAGAACAACAACTTCTGCTCCGTCAACATCAACATTGGCCCAGGCGACTGCGAGTGGTTCGCGGTGCACGAGCACTACTGGGAAACCATCAGTGCTTTCTGCGACCG GCACGGTGTGGACTACCTGACAGGTTCCTGGTGGCCAATCCTGGATGATCTCTATGCTTCCAATATCCCTGTGTACCGCTTCGTGCAGCGCCCTGGAGACCTCGTGTGGATTAACGCGGGGACCGTGCACTGGGTGCAGGCCACCGGCTGGTGCAACAACATCGCTTGGAACGTTGGGCCCCTCACCG CCTATCAGTACCAGCTGGCCCTGGAACGATATGAGTGGAACGAGGTGAAGAACGTCAAATCCATTGTGCCCATGATTCACGTGTCCTGGAACGTGGCTCGTACCGTGAAAATCAGCGACCCTGACTTGTTCAAGATGATCAA GTTCTGCCTCCTACAGTCCATGAAGCACTGCCAGGTGCAACGGGAGAGCCTGGTGCGGGCAGGAAAGAAAATCGCCTACCAGGGCCGGGTCAAGGATGAGCCTGCCTACTACTGCAATGAGTGCGAC gtGGAGGTGTTCAACATCCTGTTCGTGACGAGTGAGAACGGCAGCCGCAACACTTACCTAGTGCACTGCGAGGCCTGTGCCCGGCGCCGCAGCGCAGGCCTCCAGGGCGTGGTGGTGCTGGAGCAGTACCGCACGGAGGAGCTGGCGCAGACCTACGACGCCTTTACGCTGGTGAGGCCCCGGCGTCGCGGAGCTGGGCGGGCAgccgctgggggtgggggcgggctgTGGGGTGGGCCGACCTGCCACTGA